The stretch of DNA TCCAATGCTCTTCCTGATGACAATTGTTAAATCTGCTAAGATAATTGACGGTATACGCAATATCAGGTCTCGTACACACTGCcaaaaaattgaaacttcCAATAAGTTGTTGATAAGGACGATTATCGCTTTCTTGTCCTCTACTTAATTTATTCCCTGCAGCAAAAGGCGTTGACGCTGGATTACAATTTTTCATGTATATAGTTTCTTTGGtctaaataaattttccctttttctcggCGAACTCTGATTCCTAGAATACTTTTAACTTCACCTAAATCTTTTATATCAAAGCAGGACATTAACTCCTTTTTTAAgttgtatttttcattttcgtcattgcttaatattaatatatcatCTACGTATACTGCTATTATCAGTCTTACATACTACGCACGGTGTCGAGCTACaacatttaaaattcaaattctttAATACAGAGTCAATCTTATTGTACCACGCGTTTGACGCTTGTTTTAAATCGTATACTGCCTTTTTTAATTGACAAACTTTGTTCTCTTCTACAAGGAAATGTTCCGGTTGTTCCATATATACATTCTCCTTCAATTCACTGTTCAAGAACGCAGTCGTTACATCTAAATGATCTATACTCATATCGAGTTGTACAGCTAAGCAAATTAAAAAACGAATGACTGAATATCTGACTACCGGAGAGAAAGTTTCAAAGAAGTCTACTCCTAGTTTCTGTGAACAACCCTTAGCTACTAATCTAGccttatattttacaatatttccGTCGcaatctttcttctttttgaatACCCATTTACTTTTTATAGGTTTCTTACCTGGTGGCAATTCCACATAATCCCATACCTGGTTTTTCATCATTGAACCAAACTCTTCTTCCATTGCCTTTTTCCATTGATCCCTTTCTGTACCAGATAGAGCCTCTTCGACAGTCTCTGGCTCGTCCATATTGCATAGGAACGCACGATGTCTCACCATGTCTGGAAACACCCTAGATTTCCTGTCTCTTTCAGGGTATCTTCTGATCTCCTGAACAGGACTCAAGTAGACATCACTGTCTTCGCTTTCAGGTTCCGCAATGTCATCAGGTTCCGTAATGTCATCAGTATTGTTTACATCTGGTACGTCATCGGGTGCTGCTGAAGGTTCTTCTTCCTCAACTTCTAATGGGATCCATGTGTTCGACGGGagattttctttatttgtttcatCTTTTTGATTGTTAAGttcattttctataaaaatcaCATCTCTGGCTTTTATTACATCTCTCGGATTTTTGGGATCTGCCAATTTGTACCCTTTCGTATCTGTACAATATCCCACGAATATATATTCTTTGCTTTTCTCGTCTAATTTTTGTCTATGCATCTTTTGCACATGCACAAAAGCTCTGCAGCCGAATATCTTCAAGTAATTCAAATTCGGCTTTCTTCCCGTCCAGGCTTCTATGGGCGTTTTGCCTCTTACTGCCTTAGTAGGTGAACGATTTTTCAAGTAGATTGCCGTACTTACAGCATATTCCCagaatgttttatttaattcactGTCTTGTAGCATGGAACGTGCCTTCTCAATGATTGTCCTATTTGCGCGCTCCACCACACCATTTTGTTCTGGGCTATACGGCACAGTCCTCTGGTGCCTTATACCATTATCCTTTAGAAACTTGTCCATTTCATTATTGACAAATTCGGTTCCATTGTCTGatcttaatattttaattttgtgatCGGTTTGATTTTCGACTAATGCTTTGAACTGAGGAAAGATAGTTTTAACTTCTGATTTGTGTTTCAAGAAATATCCAAAAGTCATACGAGTATAATCGTCTATCAACAAAAAAAGGTATAGGGCACCATTGCAGCTTGGTTTGCTCATTGGCCCACACAAATCCGCGTGGACTATTTCTAGTGGAACTTTTGCTCTATAACTTGGCCCCTTAGCAAACGGTAGTTTAGTTTGTTTGCCTTTTATGCAACTTATGCATGGTTTTCTACCAGCGTCAGTGTACTGAATTCCCAATGCCATGCCTTTATGCAAGAGggacattgatctgtggtTCAAATGACCCAATCTTTTATGCCAGAGTTCTTGAAGGTCTGGTTGGGCAATTGATATTTGAGCATTCATTGGTACTGTATCTAATTTATATATGCCTCCAACGTTTGTACCAGTTACTATTTGCTGGCCTTGTGCTTTGTAGTCGTTGGAAAAATACACCTTACAAGTTTTATCATCAAAGACAACTACAAAACCTTTTGATGTCAGTGCATTTACAGATAGCAAATTTGCAGATAAATTTGGCACGTAACTTACGTCCGAAATAGTTTTGGTTTCTGTTTGACCTAGTATATTTACTTTTACATTACCTGCCCCTGAcgtatataatttattattgtctGCAATAGTAATTTCCTTTTGGaatgtttctttataatctTCAAGCCAATGTATGTTGCCAGCCATATGATTTGTCGCACCCGAGTCAATATACCAATTATTGCTATTTATTTTCGCAGTTGAAGCACACAGTAAATTCCATTGCTTATCATTATCGCACTTCGTCTGCTTGACTTCTTTATTTTGCTTAAAGTAACTTTTATTTGTAGACACGGGTCGATTCTTTTTGCAATCGGGTTTTTTGTGACCTGGCTCGCCACAGCCATAGCATCGTATTTTTTGATACTTTTTATTAAGATATTTCTTTTCAGTTTTAGCGGCGAAAGCTTCCTCTGACGGCCTATTTTCCGTCTGTCTTTTGATAGTTTCCTGTAGTAGTTTATTTTTCACCAAATCTGTTGTGATCTCGGCTCCCGAATTTTCCAATGCCATTACCATTGGCTTATATTCAGATGGTAGTCCTGCCAGCATTATGACACCAACTAATTTATCATCCATTGGGCTACCAATGTCTCTCAATTTCTGAGCAAGGGTTAAAGCTTCAGATACATATTCATCCATGCTAGTAAAATTACTGTATTCTATTCTTACAAGTGCCCTCATTAAGCCCAACACCCTGGACAACCCTTTGTCTTCATATGCCTTGGATAAATTTGACCAAGTATCTCTCGCATTAACAACGTCTTGCAAATGTACGTGATAATGTGGTTTCACATTTAAACAAATTGTGGCGAGAGCCCTTGAGTTTCTTTTGACATCGCCTGCATTTTCATTTGCTGAATTTACGCAATCCCACAGGTCCATGCCGATTAGCGTCATTTTCATTGTGAACTTCCAAGACGAATAATTCGACATTCCGTCCAATTTAGGTTCAATAATTGGAATGTTTCCTATAGAACTAGTGGCAGAAACATTAGACGCAGATCGACTTCCAAACTCAGTTTCAGATGCAGGCATTTTTATTTCGATATTTTATATGTTCTTTAGTAGAAAtatcaaaaacaaaaaatgtgaagagaaaaaaaaatcttatACTTGCCTCGTTACAAGCCAGTATATATTAATGCAAATTCTCATCCACTTTCCGGCCATGTGCTTCGGCCATATTTTTCAACCACGTGGCTTTTATAGGTTAGAAGTAATTATAATATGCACATTTAGATTTATTGTTTGACTTATCTTATTtcctgggcccataacctgttaGAGGTCTATGGAATCTTAAGCGTAACACAAGTCttggtttattttatttgataaacacaaaaaaatatatatatttcaaacaTGAGATATTTCTTACATGTGCGCATTGAGAACGAACGAAAAAACATAAtacgtaaaaaaaagaatcataaaaaacaaaagacaATAAAAGAGCGCGCACGATTGTATGAGGAAGTCCTCCAGAGAGGGCATCTAATACGTTGGGCGCGAATATTTGAATTATGAACAGTCGTGGTGATTATATCCAACAGTAAATATTGCCTAAGTCTCTGGATTGCCCAAACTATTGGGAGAAGTTCTTTTTCTGTCGTAGTGTAGTGTGTTTCTGCTGGGTTTAACGTTCGAGAAATGTAACAGCATGGGTGTCCGTCTTGCGATAGTATCGCTCCTAATCCTTCGTTAGATGCGTCTGTAGTTAATGTAAATTCTTTAGTAAAGTCTGGGTATCTCAATAAGGGTTCCTCGCATAACTTTGTCTTTAGTTCGTCAAAAGCTATCTGTTGTCCGTCTGTCCAATGAAATGGTATGTCCTTTTTTGTCGGTTCGGTCAGTGGTTTAgctatttttgcaaaatttttgataaatttcctATAGTAACCTGCTAATCCAAGGAATGATTTTACTTCTGTCGGGTTTCTAGGTTGTCTAAATTCTTTTACTGCATTAATTTTGTCCGGATTTGGTTTTATACCGTCTTTTGAGATTACATGTCCTAAATATTCTAACTCAGGTTTCAAGAACTCACATTTATCAGGTTGGAGTTTGAGCCCTAATTCTGAAAGTCTTTGTAATACTATGGCTAGGTTTCTGTTGTGTTCTTGAATAGTTTGTCTAAAGATAATTATGTCATCTAAATAAACGAAGCAGTATTTCCCTATTAGTCCTCTCAAAGCTTTGTTCATCATACGTTGGAAAGTTGCAGGGGCGTTTTTGAGTCCAAATGGCATTCGGTTGTAGTGGAAATGTCCTTCGGGAATTGAGAATGCAGTGAATTTTTTTGAATTGGGATGCATAGGAATTTGATGAAATCCTGAGGATAAATCTAATGCGGAGAAAAATTTTGCACTTCCTAACTGTGCTAAGATTGTTTCTATATCGGATAAAGGATATGCGTCCTGGTCGGTGACTTCATTAAGTTTTCTAAAATCTATAACTAGtctccatttcttttttcctgaTGCGTCACTCTTCTTGGGAACTACCCAAACAGGTGCGTTATATGGTGAGTCTGAGGGTTCAATAATTCCTTTATTTAGCATTTCGTCTATTTGTCTTTCTATTTCTTGTCGGTGACATTCGAGAAGTCTATAGGATTTGATATTAATAGGTTTTTGagattttaattcaatttcatggGAAGTTAGGTCTGTACAAGGAAGACGATCTGTCTCTAATGCACACGCATctacataattaataatgaTCTTTTCTATCACTGATTTATAATTTGGCTCAACATGGGAGATACGCAGTTTTGATAAAAGTGTGTtgattctaattaatttcttttcgtCGGTATCAATTTCAATCTGACTAGTCGAAATTTTGTCTCTACCTGTATTGATGAAGTAAATCTGCGTTAGTTTCTGATCCACGTATGCTTCCTTGATCGTACTTTCACCCGGTTCGAGGTCTAGTTCGGTGTATAAGTTGACTTTGTGATTACCTAAAAATAAGTGggtgttattaattgtatagtCATACTGTTGAAGAAACGTTAGGCCTAATATGCCATCTTCGGGTAAAGGAAAGGAGTCCGGAACAATATGAAATGTATGATTTTTGTTTAAGGCGTTAAAGGTAACAGTTTCATTCGATACATGCTTATCATTTCCCATTACTATTGTCTGAGTGTTACGGCTCCGTGGAAGGTTTGTGTCCACTTTACcgtgtttaattaaatttacactTGCATCAGTATCTAAGAGAAGTCGCGTGGGTCCGTTTCTGATTCCTCCGAATGTGGCTCGTACGTATTGAAGTCTTCCTGGTATGCTGTGGATTCTTGCTGTTCCTCTGTCTCGTTCTCCTCTTCCGGCATCGTGTAGTTCACCCTTGGTGGTAATCTTCCTTGTTGTGTTGATCGAAAATTTACACAATTAGGTGCTATGTGTCCGATTTGTCCGCACTTGAAACATTTAGCTGGTGGAAGTGGGCTTTGTTTGATTAATAGCGGTTTTGAAAACTTATCGCTAGGCTGAGTTGATGACTGCATAGGTCTTTGTTCCACGTTGTACCGTTGGACTGGTGGAGGGTTGTTTGCTCGAGGCGGTAGATGCGTTGTTGTTTGCGCGGGTCGCCTTGAGTCACGTAACcaattttccatttctatCGCTAAACTCTGAGTCTGTTCTAAGGTTTTTGGTTGTGCTGGTACTAtcattattcatatttctttccGTAAATTCATCGTGTACGTGGATACCGCggcgtcttcttcttcttcgatcgCAATCTTTCTAACACTCGGTCGTGGGTATTTATACTGGATGGCGTATTTTAATTCATTCAGGACTTGTTTGAAtcgaatattgaaatttatgacTGACTCCGTTTGTCCCTGTCTCGTGTTTTGTAAGCGCGTTCTACTACTATTTACAGTACTCGGTGAAGTTACGTACGCGCGCAATGCTTCGAAAATATCTTCGTAGCTGTCTATCCTTAGATATCTAACTGCACGTTCAGCTTGATCGGTTATCCGTTTGGCGATAATTAATCTTAATAGCATATGTTTGTCTGAACAAATTGATTTTGCGTATCGTACGTCACTAATAAAATCTTCTACTCCTAAATCGTCGCGTTCGCGTAGCGTTCTAATAATTCGTATTACTTGCGTAGGTTTTTGTCCTCCCTCGTTGCTTGATCCTCTAATCTGGCTGTTTCCGCCGCCTTGTCGTTCCTCTTCTTCGCTGGAAATGTCTCCTGAATCATCCCGATGGGTTGCAGCCTGTCTCTGGTCTCTTGGTGCCCTCGGTCTAGACGATTCGCTTTCTTCTGTTATTACATTCGCGTTTAAAGCCTTAGCTAAGTCAATTATTTCCTGTCGTCGATTCCTGTTTTCTTGCTCGAACAGTTTCATGTGGTCAGCTAATGCCTTAGTCATTGCACTGACAGCATTTCTAATTTCATTTACAGATTGATCTAAATGCGCCATTTCACTTTGTTCTGCGATAGTCCTCTTGCGCACAGGGATAGGATCCTCGTCAGAACTAATGACGGGTTTAGGGTTTCGATACGTATTGAAAGCCGTACTTGCCTTGGTTCGTTGATACCGCTTTGTGTCTCAGAAGTGGCACTCGTAGTCCTTCCTTGGATTAATCTTCCGTAGATGATGTCCAATGGAATTTCTCCTGATACTGATTGCTGGTAGGATCGCCAAAAATGTCACGCTCAAAGGATCGGTGGACAGGAAATATACAAACAACACTAGATCGATGCTGCACTTCGGAAATCTTTTACTGAACTAACTTTGTACAATGGGAGTTATGGTCCTTATGTACAGAGTCGCTGGTTCGGGGGTAGAAAGTCCTTTCGTGCTGGGTCCAGGGGTCATTCTTCGTCAGAGGCGTGATTCAAGAGTCCGAAGCCCATCGTCATCGGTTTGTTGTTAGACGAGCTGAATCACAGAGGATTCAGTATCCAGGGTCCAGGACTAATCTTATCGTGTCGTTACACTGGCGAAGTTGTTGTCCCGATGATGTCGCCTATCTGTGACGACATCATCGGGTCGTTGGCCTAGCTGACAGCTGACAGTATGAGAAAGTAAACACTCTCGGTTTCGGCAGGAGCATGACAAAATCTATGTGTCTTCCTTGGCGAAGCCGAATCTCGGGAAAACAAAAACGAATCTATtgacaaaaatagatttttgaatataatggtgatttcttaaaatttcGATTCCTTAAAGTGCTGCTTTTCCGCTACAATCTTTATTGTTTAATGTACTGTCCATCGATATTATTTggccaaaaataaaaagtagagGTCACAGCGAACACAACACATTTGCATACGGAACTGCAATGACgcaataaaatagtaaaaatcaaaaaatcaataattcCGTTATTTCTCCATGTATTTTTATGATTGATGTATCTTTTCGCTGCAAATCGCgaatacttttcaattttgtaaCGTGGGAAGGTGCTTATCATGAAAAATAAGCTGTTCTAAAGGCGAcgcaataaaataataaaaaatcgaaaaaatcaataattctTCTATTTCTCCACGCATCTTCACGATCAATTTCCCTTTTTACCGAAAATCATGaatacttttcaattatttaacgGCAGAATGTGCTTATCGTGAACGATAATTTGTTAAATGGCTGACGCGATCAAATTTTAGAAATCGATAATTCTGCTATTTTCCACGCATTTTCAGGATCAACCTCCCTTGTTGCCGAAAATTACGAgtaatttgcaattttctaACGACATAAGGTGCTTATCATTAAGGATAATCGCGATTGCCAGTAAAAAGACAGGTAGATCAAGAAAATGCGTAGAATAATAAGTGTAAGATTCAAATAGGTTCTGAGCTGGAATAGCTATGGCGTTCGCCGGAGGGCGCGGCAGGTCCGAGGACCGTTGCGAGAGATCATCGTTTGTTTCTCGAGGAGAGTTTCGGCTTTCCCTCTCGTCACGCGGATCTGTGCTAGCGTGCCGTGATacgaaatatattaaagggCGAGAGCGCCAAAATCTAAAACCTACCAGGCTGTTGAGCGGGCGAGCGTGTCTATTGATATTCTATACAATAAAAAACTATCAAGTGTGCGAGCGTGCCACTGTGCGAGTGTCGTGTAGGAACCACATCCTTGAAATAAAATCTCTTACATAAGTGAATTATCGATGTTTTCAGTGTTTACTGTTTTATATTGCGTCATCTACTTAACAACTTATCTTCCACGACAAGCACCTTCTGTCgtcaaaaaattgaaaagtattcGCGATTTCCAGTAAAAAGAGTGGTCGATCATGGAAATACATGAAGAAATAGCgaaattattgattttttggattttttactattttattgcGTCATATTTAGACGCAATTTTAACTTATTTTCCATGATAAGCACCTTCTCtcgttaaaaaattgaaaaatactcGTGATTTTCAGCAAAAAGAGAAGTTGATCATAAAAATGCGTGGAAAAATAGTGGAATTATCGATTTCTACAGTTTTATCGCGTCAGCTGCATAACGCGTTATGTTTTGCCATGTGCTCCGTGTTTCGCTATAAAATTTTAAGGTACTGGAGATTATCAAGAAAAAGATGTAATTGAcacaatatattgtcggaTTACATGTAAGTAATATTACTTACAAGGAAGGGTTTTTAGGTGTCCGCCTCcgattgttttgatttttggatatgtttTAGAGGGCCGAAAAATAAGGTATacgtattttttatttttgcccgTTTTCATATTTAGGGGGTGAAACGACCCTCTAAAGTTTCGGCTACGATAggctatctcggaaactatcatagatagaagaaaactttcgaaggaaaagtttcatggttttttatgcacatataataactggtcataaattttgtaaaaaataatttgtttataacaagaaatttatttataacattattttaaaagtaatcacaatttacataataacagAAAAGAACATAAATTCGTTTCTGAATCCATTGATGTATTTTATGCTATGTTTGCCTCTTACATTTTTGCACATTTTAATATCATATATGCATCGCGCACATACGCCGCGTCGCGGTCATACCAGATATGGATGTCCGGTTAAAATCCATTACGATATCTAGCGTTTTCCATGTATAATGGGCATTAATAAGTTATTTAAAGCTTAcaagattaataaaaattatattagtaCATATCTGCGTATTAATATGCGATACAGATAGtaaggaatataataaatgtaaattaatttccggTACTAGTTACATGAttggtacaattatatttcacGTGTATGTTAGGTATGTATATGtggtataaatttataatctgaAGCTTTTGTAAGATACATGCAGTTTACAAAATGGTTTACttaatattcatatttgtCGCAGAAGTGATATtcatgaaaaaaatgttttaaacaaAATGCTTTCTTACACCAAGAGCATCTAATTATTGGTATTTCATCACAGAGTGCACATTTCATTTGTGTGTTCTCTTCGAAAGCAAAATCTACAGGATTCACAAAATCTCctgattttttttctgtgTATCCACTTTTGTACCAAGCATACTGGAATAGATTTTTGTATCTTGGTGAAGATAGTTGATTGTGTACAAGTGATTGTaacttaattatattatttcttaaatGGAGATTAACATCGTAATCATGTAACAGCACATCATCGGAGAAACGCCTAACATAATTCTTCCACACCCTAAATCCATAAACATCTAGAGGTTGGATTCGGCCAGTGGTACCTTTTGGTATcatcttaattataatttctttacCCGTTGGTTTCGCATTATGTATATCTTGTTCACAGTGTCCACTCCAAGAGTCTAATAACAACACAGACGTTGTTTTAGTATTAGGAAAAAAGACCTCTTCCAACCAGATTTTGAAATGAGctacaatattaaattgaaatcttTAGTAATTATACACATGTATATTGGTAGTTATCaatcaaaaataatttgaaggTATTGGTTACCAGAAGTGAGTTTTCCAGATTTTGATGCAGTCACGTACACATTAGTCGGTTTGAATAATGTTTTCTGAACTATTGGTCCAAATTGTCCATTTGCTTCTTGCAAAACCATAAAAAGGGGCGACAACAATCTTCCATCAGCAGTTATTGTTGGTTGTATTGTGTAACTATGCGTTGTTGAAGGTACAGATTGTACAACACACTCTACTTTCTTTTGGCTTTTCACTGCTAAAGTTCGTCCAGAATGTATTTCTAATTGAAATCCACTCTGGTCTGAATTGTACATATTTTCATCTCCGTATCTCGTAATCAAAGGGTTTACTTCATTGACAAAGTCCGTAGCTTTAACTTTCAATACTTCATCGTCTTCTATTGTCTTTCGtgttacaaattttgttatttttcgaGAAACAATACGATGagcttttttaaaattatacagCCATGTTTTGGAAGCTTTAAATGTCATATGATCGTTACCTTGTTCTTTATATGCTTGCAAAGCCCATCGTCGTATATCTCTATCATGCAAAATATAACCGGATTCAATAgcttttttcatatttgttgTCACGAATTCCGAAATTTGAGccaatctttcttttttagttCCACTTGTTTCAATTTGATGAGCCCATCTTCGTAATTGTCGTTCAGAAGAAACAAGTCTAAAATTATGTTGAACAGTAGCAAGTTTAcgttttttttctccctctgTCCAAAACGCAACTGCTTTCCGCTTGTAATCGACATCAACGTCTTCATCACGCTGTGAACAAACTCCAATATATGTCTCCCCAGACCAATTTTCGTTTGCATCATCTTCTTCAACAGCTTCAACCTCACATTCTTTAAATTGATCCAAAAAGTCCAATGACGATTCTTCAGAAACTTCAATTTCATTAATGCAAATATGTTATCGAGCAACATTTTTTGAATGGCTTCTTTCAATTGTACTTCCTCTCTTGTTATAGGAGTATCCATCAGATACATCGTTTGAAATGTGGCTAATAACAAATTAATCACGTTCATCGGATtgataatcatttttaatcacTGTATTACAAAATCAATGCTGTGATAAAGTTGAACGCTCAGGTTTGACTAAAGAACTAACCAACTGTCGGGGTATAAGTAGCAAAGCTTCGCAAAATATAACGCATGACCTGATAAACTGCTATTGTTAAGCATACAAAAATATCAAGTGACTCGTACATGAGTGGCAGAACTTCTCAAGAAAGTGCAAAGTGCACGAATGATGGTTTGAAGAactatatatacacatatgatTAATTGTCTACTGTTTGTTAAGTGCGTAAAAAGTATCACTTCTATATGCATTCATTGATTCTGGTTTATTGTTAGAGTCACATGATATGACTCATGCTCGGCCGACTGAACTTCCTTGGTTATTTGATATATAGATTGTAGTGTAATAAAAACAAcagaaagaattaaataaaatgtagcTGATCATATATGTTGTTTGCAAGAGAAAATCGTCGCAAGAAAGATATTGACCGTACGTCATATTTGGTATgaccgcgacgcgacgcggcgtATGTGCGCGATGCATATATGATATTAAAATGTGCAAAAATGTAAGAGGCAAACATAGCATAAAATACATCAATGGATTCAGAAACAAATTTATGTTCGtttttgttattatgtaaattgtgattacttttaaaataatactataaacaattttttgttataaacaaattattttttacaaaatttatgaccagttattatatgtgcataaaaaaccatgaaacttttccttcgaaagttttcttctatctatgatagtttccgagatagccTATCGTAGCCGAAACTTTAGAGGGTCGTTTCACCCCCTAAATATGAAAAcgggcaaaaataaaaaaatacgtatacCTTATTTTTCGGCCCTCTAaaacatatccaaaaatcaaaacaatcgGAGGCGGACACCTAAAAACCCTTCCTTGTTAgtaaattgttaaaaaatttggGGAATTCCGTTTTGTAAGATTTTAGGTTATATTTGCCTATGGCGAAATAAAACTAATTCAtagtaattgaatttccttttctatcttttctgcATAAGTCTTCTTTGAACAAGATCGTTTCTAagtattttaatactttttccGATTGGTCTGAATAGTGAAATATTTTAGTTGGACTGTTGTATTCGGATGAAATGAATTTGGGATTTGTAAATACAATACAAGTGATATGTTACGtccgaattattttcaataattcgacCGTAGCTAAGatctatttccattttctttctgatagTTTTGAATAGTTTGACCGTTAACATACCGAATTCGTGTACCTCGTCAGTGCGCAGCACTTGGAGAcaatcccaggcgaggcacacaaaggaggctataattagttcttttcaaataataagaagtCAACCTTCCTTAGGACGATTGCCTCGTCGAAACCGCGTAGCAATAAACATATAGAAATTCGAAGCCGCTAAGGTTAAGGAGAAATATTATCAACATCTTTCGCCgtgcggttaagcagtgcgacgcacttggaagtttCCCGGCTTAACCGCGCAGAACAAGGGAAATACGATTTGGTTTACCTCGCAagcgagatacctctcctacctgcgagGCATGCGTCAGCCGGCCTTTCCACAAGGAATGAGTGCAATTAAGAACAAGACAATCAGTATGGAACGtaatgaaattgtttgaaTGACTATGGAATGCGAAGGTTTgtgtgacaaccactgaggtttgaaatttgtcgaccgacgttcaagaacgttcgagACGAAGGTCGAccaaggcaataaacatcgacaacgAACTACAGCTAAATGTTAAACGTAGAACGTTCAGAAAATAcgtaaatcattaaaaattgatatgcGCGGAATTAATGacaattaaatgcagtaacgtatttgcatacatccgcgattcgataataattacaaatatccTATTGCCTTTTCCGTAAACTGCCGAAACGCGAATAAGAACGGAATAATTCaacattattcatttattagttattcaatatagTAAGCTAAACATCTATTAAGAAAGCTAGACCTTCTCCGATACCAAAAATGTCATTTATAAGAGCCTCTTTGATTAATTGAGAAacgaataaattcaaatagaatagatttcgaatattccagaagtatagaaattgcgacgcacgaaattcacgaagcgctgtaggggtaaaaagagaaagatagccAACGAtagacagagtcggaaggaaggtcaaggagggatgagaactcgggaaacgcgcctagataaaaccaatgcgtgcaaatgatgtccccactttgggcccatgatcgcgggtcg from Osmia bicornis bicornis chromosome 10, iOsmBic2.1, whole genome shotgun sequence encodes:
- the LOC123988246 gene encoding uncharacterized protein LOC123988246, whose product is MKKAIESGYILHDRDIRRWALQAYKEQGNDHMTFKASKTWLYNFKKAHRIVSRKITKFVTRKTIEDDEVLKVKATDFVNEVNPLITRYGDENMYNSDQSGFQLEIHSGRTLAVKSQKKVECVVQSVPSTTHSYTIQPTITADGRLLSPLFMVLQEANGQFGPIVQKTLFKPTNVYVTASKSGKLTSAHFKIWLEEVFFPNTKTTSVLLLDSWSGHCEQDIHNAKPTGKEIIIKMIPKGTTGRIQPLDVYGFRVWKNYVRRFSDDVLLHDYDVNLHLRNNIIKLQSLVHNQLSSPRYKNLFQYAWYKSGYTEKKSGDFVNPVDFAFEENTQMKCALCDEIPIIRCSWCKKAFCLKHFFHEYHFCDKYEY